In one window of Microtus pennsylvanicus isolate mMicPen1 chromosome 2, mMicPen1.hap1, whole genome shotgun sequence DNA:
- the Hm13 gene encoding signal peptide peptidase isoform X2 translates to MDSALSDQHNGSTEASNPANGTTRPPSTPEGIALAYGSLLLMALLPIFFGALRSVRCARGKSSSDMPETITSRDAARFPIIASCTLLGLYLFFKIFSQEYINLLLSMYFFVLGILALSHTISPFMNKFFPANFPNRQYQLLFTQGSGENKEEIINYEFDTKDLVCLGLSSIVGVWYLLRKHWIANNLFGLAFSLNGVELLHLNNVSTGCILLGGLFIYDIFWVFGTNVMVTVAKSFEAPIKLVFPQDLLEKGLEADNFAMLGLGDIVIPGIFIALLLRFDISLKKNTHTYFYTSFAAYIFGLGLTIFIMHIFKHAQPALLYLVPACIGFPVLVALVKGEVAEMFSYEESNPKDAATGTESKEETTEASASKKLEKKEK, encoded by the exons ATGGATTCGGCCCTCAGCGACCAGCACAACGGCAGCACCGAGGCCAGCAACCCGGCCAACGGCACGACGCGGCCGCCGTCCACGCCCGAGGGCATCGCGCTGGCCTACGGCAGCCTCCTGCTCATGGCGCTGCTGCCCATCTTCTTCGGCGCCCTGCGCTCAGTGCGCTGCGCTCGCGGCAAG aGCTCTTCGGACATGCCGGAAACCATCACCAGCCGAGATGCTGCCCGCTTTCCCATCATTGCCAGCTGCACTCTCTTGGGGCTCtacctctttttcaaa ATCTTCTCCCAGGAGTACATCAACCTCTTGCTGTCCATGTATTTCTTCGTGCTGGGGATCCTGGCCCTGTCACACACCATCAG CCCCTTCATGAATAAGTTTTTTCCAGCCAACTTCCCAAATCGCCAGTATCAGCTGCTCTTCACACAGGGCTCTGGGGAAAACAAGGAAG AGATCATCAACTATGAGTTTGACACCAAGGACCTGGTGTGCCTGGGCCTAAGCAGCATTGTTGGTGTCTGGTACCTGCTGAGGAAG CACTGGATTGCCAACAACCTCTTTGGCCTGGCCTTCTCCCTTAATGGGGTAGAGCTCCTGCACCTGAACAACGTGAGCACTGGCTGCATCCTGCTTGGCGGACTCTTCATCTATGACATCTTCTGG GTATTTGGCACCAACGTGATGGTGACTGTGGCCAAGTCCTTTGAGGCACCAATCAAAT TGGTGTTCCCCCAGGATCTGCTGGAGAAGGGCCTTGAAGCGGACAACTTTGCCATGCTGGGACTTGGAGATATCGTCATTCCAG GGATCTTCATTGCTTTGCTGCTTCGTTTTGACATCAG CTTGAAGAAGAACACCCATACCTACTTCTACACCAGCTTCGCCGCCTACATCTTCGGCCTGGGCCTCACCATCTTCATCATGCACATCTTCAAGCATGCGCAG CCGGCTCTCCTGTACCTGGTCCCTGCCTGCATCGGCTTTCCTGTCCTGGTGGCACTGGTCAAGGGAGAAGTGGCAGAGATGTTCAG TTATGAGGAGTCAAACCCTAAAGATGCAgcaactggaactgaatccaaaGAGGAGACAACAGAGGCATCAGCATCCAAGAAGctagagaagaaggagaaatga
- the Hm13 gene encoding signal peptide peptidase isoform X1 → MDSALSDQHNGSTEASNPANGTTRPPSTPEGIALAYGSLLLMALLPIFFGALRSVRCARGKSSSDMPETITSRDAARFPIIASCTLLGLYLFFKIFSQEYINLLLSMYFFVLGILALSHTISPFMNKFFPANFPNRQYQLLFTQGSGENKEEIINYEFDTKDLVCLGLSSIVGVWYLLRKHWIANNLFGLAFSLNGVELLHLNNVSTGCILLGGLFIYDIFWVFGTNVMVTVAKSFEAPIKLVFPQDLLEKGLEADNFAMLGLGDIVIPGIFIALLLRFDISLKKNTHTYFYTSFAAYIFGLGLTIFIMHIFKHAQPALLYLVPACIGFPVLVALVKGEVAEMFSYESSAVILPHTPRLTHFPTVSGSPASLADSMQQKLAGPRRRRPQNPSAM, encoded by the exons ATGGATTCGGCCCTCAGCGACCAGCACAACGGCAGCACCGAGGCCAGCAACCCGGCCAACGGCACGACGCGGCCGCCGTCCACGCCCGAGGGCATCGCGCTGGCCTACGGCAGCCTCCTGCTCATGGCGCTGCTGCCCATCTTCTTCGGCGCCCTGCGCTCAGTGCGCTGCGCTCGCGGCAAG aGCTCTTCGGACATGCCGGAAACCATCACCAGCCGAGATGCTGCCCGCTTTCCCATCATTGCCAGCTGCACTCTCTTGGGGCTCtacctctttttcaaa ATCTTCTCCCAGGAGTACATCAACCTCTTGCTGTCCATGTATTTCTTCGTGCTGGGGATCCTGGCCCTGTCACACACCATCAG CCCCTTCATGAATAAGTTTTTTCCAGCCAACTTCCCAAATCGCCAGTATCAGCTGCTCTTCACACAGGGCTCTGGGGAAAACAAGGAAG AGATCATCAACTATGAGTTTGACACCAAGGACCTGGTGTGCCTGGGCCTAAGCAGCATTGTTGGTGTCTGGTACCTGCTGAGGAAG CACTGGATTGCCAACAACCTCTTTGGCCTGGCCTTCTCCCTTAATGGGGTAGAGCTCCTGCACCTGAACAACGTGAGCACTGGCTGCATCCTGCTTGGCGGACTCTTCATCTATGACATCTTCTGG GTATTTGGCACCAACGTGATGGTGACTGTGGCCAAGTCCTTTGAGGCACCAATCAAAT TGGTGTTCCCCCAGGATCTGCTGGAGAAGGGCCTTGAAGCGGACAACTTTGCCATGCTGGGACTTGGAGATATCGTCATTCCAG GGATCTTCATTGCTTTGCTGCTTCGTTTTGACATCAG CTTGAAGAAGAACACCCATACCTACTTCTACACCAGCTTCGCCGCCTACATCTTCGGCCTGGGCCTCACCATCTTCATCATGCACATCTTCAAGCATGCGCAG CCGGCTCTCCTGTACCTGGTCCCTGCCTGCATCGGCTTTCCTGTCCTGGTGGCACTGGTCAAGGGAGAAGTGGCAGAGATGTTCAG CTACGAGTCCTCGGCCGTAATCCTGCCTCATACGCCGAGGCTCACTCACTTCCCCACTGTCTCGGGCTCCCCTGCCAGCCTGGCCGACTCCATGCAGCAGAAGCTAGCTGGCCCTCGTCGCCGGCGCCCGCAGAATCCCAGCGCCATGTAA
- the Mcts2 gene encoding malignant T-cell-amplified sequence 2: protein MFKKFDEKESVSNCIQLKTSVIKGIKSQLTEQFPGIEPWLNQIMPKKDPVKIVRCHEHMEILTVNGELLFFRQRKGPFYPTLRLLHKYPFILPHQQVDKGAIKFVLSGANIMCPGLTSPGAKLYAAAVDTIVAVMAEGKEHALCVGVMKMAAADIEKINKGIGIENIHYLNDGLWHMKTYK, encoded by the coding sequence ATGTTCAAGAAATTTGACGAGAAGGAGAGTGTGTCCAACTGCATCCAGCTGAAAACTTCCGTTATTAAGGGTATTAAAAGCCAACTGACTGAGCAGTTTCCAGGTATCGAACCGTGGCTTAATCAAATCATGCCTAAGAAAGACCCCGTCAAAATAGTGCGATGCCATGAACACATGGAAATCCTTACAGTCAATGGAGAATTACTGTTTTTCAGGCAGAGAAAAGGACCTTTTTATCCAACGCTGAGATTACTTCACAAATACCCGTTTATCTTGCCACACCAGCAGGTCGACAAAGGAGCCATCAAATTTGTGCTCAGTGGTGCAAATATCATGTGTCCGGGTTTAACGTCTCCCGGAGCGAAGCTCTATGCTGCTGCGGTAGATACCATCGTGGCGGTCATGGCAGAAGGCAAAGAGCACGCCCTGTGTGTCGGAGTCATGAAGATGGCTGCAGCAGAtattgagaaaatcaacaagggGATCGGCATTGAGAATATCCATTATCTAAATGACGGGCTGTGGCACATGAAGACGTATAAGTGA